TTACACCTTGCTGGCAAGGCTAACGAGCAAGTGGTGTGTAGTGCAGGCCTTCTGGAACGTGATTAAATTGATACAGCTTGAGTTTTTCAGATAGGCATTTGTACATGCCAGAGATCCTGGGTTTCTTAAAGTTTTGGAAAATAGCAATTGCTGGCACCACAACAAATTTAGTAACTAAGGCAAGGTATCCTTCTAcccttttaaacaaaatttgagGCAAACAAGTAAGCAATTTTAAGGCactttaaacattatttttagtttgctttACCAGCATACTTTATCAGCAACCTAAATCAGGATTAGCAAAGCTCATGAATAAGCATTTCAGCAACGTTTTACAGAGCAACTTTTTTGTGGCAGTGTTTTCCATGCTATGAAGTGTTCTATAGGACTTTTCTGCAAGTGTCCCAAAAGAGCCCTTTGAGGCCAAAAATTGTATACTAGGTATAGTTTGCTTCGCTGAGCTAAAGGCAAACTGTCATATTTCAAAAGAGTATTTTGTTCACTTCAAAGCACAGGATACAAGCtcatgcatttattttgaagaaataaatgtagTAAAATAGTTATTAGATAGGGAAAAGACAGATTTAAGTGATTTCACAATAAGGCCAAGGATATACCATCTAACTCACACACATACTGTTGCTGAAAACTGGCTGCTCACTGCTGTTTTCATAAACCTGAGCTGATTGTCTTAGTTTTGTTTAGAAAACCAAAAGCTAATGAACTTAAATGTACAGTACTGGTGAGTAACCTCTGCATTTTGTAGCAATTTGAGTTTTCTATGCAGCACAATAGAAACAATGCCATTCAAACTAGATGAACACAAAGAAGCAACACTATACACTTGAGGAGTCCAACTGAAGTGCACTTAATTTGCTTCGTAATTCAAGTTCCACTGCCGTGACTATTATCTGCTATCAATGCTATTTTTGTATTGGGTGCCAAATCCAGCCAAGTCAGAACAGTAAGACAGTACTACAGATTATCCCAAAACTGATAATTGAGGGATATCATTATGTGCTACCTTCACCACTTGATTTTAtctctatttccatttttcctgtgGGTTTATTTTCACAGGTGCTCAAGTCAGTCTGCGTTGGAGATGACGTACCTTTGACACTCAGATCACATGGCTGATCcagccaagggaaaaaaagaaccctGAACTATTTGTCCTCAAGCAGTTCACTGCAGGGTGACACAAACCTGAAGCcagtggggaagggaaagaaaaaaggtgtaGCCTGCAGTCCCAGGGTTACAGCAATCCTGACTAGTATCAAATCACCAGATCCTCTGAGTGACCCTAAATTGCTCCTTCAGCAAGCAGACACACAGGAgggtaataaagaaaaaaacaacaacccaaaCTCTTGAAATTAATTGCAACGAGTTTAAGAACTGTTTGAATGACAAAAACATCAGGATTTCCCAAACATCAGTATTTCAAGTATAAATGTGAGTTGTTGCCTTTTTGGTCAGGGAGTAAACTGAATTATATCACTAGTTTTATGGTTGGTCTTTGCAGGCCAGAAAAAAAGCTAAACGAGTCAAAGCTTCTGTTTGTAACTGAACATCGCTGTACCATACTCCTCACTCTAAACCAAAATCACTAAGGGACAGTTAttccagggaatttttttttttaaactggaatgCTCAAGTCACATGTATTCTATATTCCTACATAAAGCTAATATTAGAAGTTTTATTTATCTTTGAGATAGCTGGGACACGCTTACAGCCTACTGAAATTTAGTCTTTTAAGGCACTAATATTTATTTCCCCATTAGAAGGATTATTCCTACATCCACCCTCAACATTAATTGGAAATGGCATAGGAATTCTGTTTGGAATGAAGTATTTTATGAGGCAACTTTTATACTTTTATTcttgggtaaaaaaaaaaaaaaaaaaaaagaaaagggttaTGTTATTCTGTTAAGACATTATCTAATTCTACATTTTATCCATCTTTCTAGCAACACACTGTAAGAGCCATAAGCTACTATAAATGGTATTTCACTCCCTGAAATCAGTCACCAATAATTCACATCTTGATAAAACTGAAGGGATACTGTATCAGATGTTGTTCAAATTAGCCTTCAGAATAAGTCATTTTAAGATTGTCTACTGGACAGTGTTGCCACTGAATAAGAATCTCGGAACATTCTACATTTGGCATATCAAGAAAAGTCCCACATCAGCAGCcactaaaggaaaataaaacagccATTAGAACCCATGCAGCATATTGCAAGTAATCCTGTTGAAGAGACTGATGTCACTTCTTGCCAAGTATAATGTTgcaaaaatattcatttaaagTCTTCTTTTAGAGATTTAAAGGGTATTATCAACTGCTGTCTTCCATGagcaacagaaaatattttggttccGTGAACTACAGGTGTTGGGCTACTAGTCCATTACCACGGGGCAGGTCCTAAAGTGTGTGGTAATTTCGGTCTTTAGATCTGCAGAATttgtacagaaagaaaataacagccTGCAGACCCAGAACAAGCACAATTCCACCTATGAAACTCGCAGCATCAAACGTAGATTTGCGTGGAACAGGTACAGGAGCCACAGTAGTACTTGAGCCTGCTGAACAccaaaatagaaattttaagtGCACAATGCTCACAACAGTTTTACAAATTTTAGTGCTGTATTCTTTGTATTAGGATTACTCAAAGCATCAAAACAccaataagaaaacaaaaaataatcaaagtAAAGCCAGCATCGGCATTTAGATTAGTGGTATTGAAATTCTGATTAAATGCTGTTCGTTAAAGGCTAGAGCTATTTATAGACAAACTGCTCTGGACTTCAATACTGAGCAATAACCAGCTGGACTTTATTTGTACTTCAAAAAGCCAAAGCCTTCCTCCTTTACATAGAATATATTATTGATATGCTCACATTCAAGACACGTTTTCCAGTTTCTGCTCCTTGCtctagtttggtttttttttccccttaaatttaaaataaattgttgtCTTCCATCTACTGTACTTTACCCCAAGAGTTAGGCTTAAAAAAACAGCTGAAGTCACAACAAACACAAGTCTGGAAGTAACAGCCATCTACTGATGGGTAGTTTTAAAGAGCTTTACTTTTTGAGAGCTTTTCATTAAATGGCATATCTAGGGCTGacttggaaataaaatatttcagcttatTCTCATCACTGTAGCAAAGTTTcacttaacaaaaaaaaagcatcccATTATTATGCTGCAAAAACAAAATACCACCTCCCAAAGGCAGGGGAGTTAACAAGTGACTGCCAACCACACTATTAAAATCATCCAGCTGATCTCATTTGACCAACATGTTTCTGACTTTTTATATCTCACCAATTAGCTCTATTTCTCAGGCTATATAACCTTGCTACTCACATACATGACCTTAACAAAATTAGACTTGTCATAATGTTAGAAGTGACAGCACCAGATACACCAATACTACTTTCATGTTGTCACTTGGTGAGTCTTTCAAGGTAACACTTTTAAAGTGACACTGACTTCTAAGTATTCTATGCTTTAATTATGGTAGTAGTAACAGTTACCTGCAGTTGTGGGTGTTGTGGTAGCTGAAGTCATGGTAGTTTTAGGCACAGGAGCATGAGTAGTTGCATTGGTGACGTTGGCTGTTTGAGAAAAGACAGTATGTACACACCATAAACTTCAATAGCAAAGTTCACAAGCACTAAAGTTCCTACACAAatgatttttcctgttttgctttaACAAGGACAAGCTTTGCCCTCAGACTGTATCCCACACAATTTAGGTGCTGAACTGCGTTAAGCCAAGTTTCTGCAATAAGGATTATTTTCAAACTTGCATACTATTGGTATCCAAATATTTCAAGTTTCTCCACAGATCAGTGATTCTTTGCTCAGACAAAAGGACTTTTCTTTCAAGCGCTCATATAATGCTGGTACTTGAACAAGAATCAAGAGATCTGCTTCAAGACAATCAAGAATCTGCATCAAGGCAAAGGACTTTAATTAAGCAGCCATTACAATCAGTTAGTATTAATTGTACTAAGAAAGTACTTAATGTAATACCTCTAGACAGGAGATACACACTCTTTCTTCTCTTGTCCTCAAAACACTAACTGTGAATGCCATCACTGGAATAAAACCACTCACCTAAACCAAAACTGTCTCCTAAGAACTTTCATTATCAAGCCACACAAGCTGGGTGTCTGAGCTCTCCCCACTTCCCTAAAGATTAGTATTACTTAAAATTAATCAGTATTTCACTATGTGCCTGGGACAAGTGTCAACATTTGTGGGTTTACTCAAAGCTGCTGTACATTAGGCTGTTCTGAGCCTAATCAAGTACCAACTTGTCATCTCCCAGCTCCCTTGATCagcaagatttaaaaattagatgatttttaagaacTTCATTGTAGAGCTGGCAGAGAAATTTttgaacaaaaaacccccaaactcctAAGAATTCATGATTAGCAGAAATTATCAATTCAATTACAACTGAGTCAatttttaacagagaaaatGCTTCCTGCCAACATAATTATGAGTTTTCTAAAATCCACTTCTTCCAGACCTTGGAACCATTTATGCATTCTGCACATCAGATGTTTAGTAGTCAAGCTACCACAATGAACTGTGGAAGAAGCCCCTGTCTTTCATTTCATTCACCAGTTCCTAGTTTGCTGCCCTTCTGAGTTCAGTGCTACTGTATTAccttgtcatgggttagcatagctgcagaagtgatgttcttgcaaaggggtgcttacagcttcctctatgacctgacagaatctatcagctggccagtttgaatatggacaattttttaagccacttaaaaattttgactgcctctgtggtccacatttaagaatggacaaaccccggggaagctctctcttgcttcctgCCTTGGGACAGGTAACTGAGCTCAACCCATGCAGCCCAGtggggccgggccaggccacagccatcctggagccgacgggccctgttccacccacagcccccctgccctgctACGGGCAGACAGAGTGGCCCCTCCCCTCTCCAGTgaggccaagattcagctgaagctgccccgctgcctggcaaagatcatgtgaccaacagcaataagccacattccagctgaaAGGCCCgagtgagattaacccttttagtgctatgaagagctgaaaacctgagggaggagaaagaggagatgcttaaagctgaaattctgttgtaaagctatggtggtgatgtactgtgatatatcagagtacctgttgtaatttcgtGAAAGCATGAgcggtggagcgttcaacttgtgagcaaaagcacctgtgctggaataagcaaatgccgaagcagctgtaatttcatgagaagtttgaacagggagagatggaagcaatgaggactcttgctccaaattggaaggagaagacctcagttcctagagatgctcccagagagagtcctagagatgaagatgatgaggaccctttttctcccagggaagggggagggcctctattcctagagataAAGATGCTCCCacagatgggtgaagagaacctttgtttttgaacagctcaaccttaaaatggtatcccagtagctcaagactggaccctcgaaagcagttgtggggaaagctgcaagtcgggggaagggactctcacatgcgagcagagaaccaacatGGGCAGCTGTCTCatgatactgaagccatgagagaacttcttgtggagatgtctccacagcatgagcaagagagactcctctccctaagtgaactgaacaaggttattatggaagtggtaaactgacttAAAATCTCAAGgtttgtctttttacattgtcagtgggtgAacggagaaaggtggggggaggagaagagttctgaaggtgtggtctgatttttttttcttccttttaggtctgttaataaacttctttatattctttttaagttttgtgcctgctttgctttctcctaaatcttctctcacagaaggtaaataagtaagtaatgagtattttggacctaACCACTACACtctaattggtgtttctgcccggttacaaactgAACCCACTACATACCTATAGGAGTATGAGCTGTGGTGGCAGAACTGGTTGTGGTGGCATTGGAAGTCACATTGGAAGATGCCGTGGTTGCATGGGAAGATGCTGTGGTTGCATTGGAAGATGCTGTGGTTGCATTGGAAGATGCTGTGGTTGCATTGGTAGGTGGTACAGTGGTAGAAGAAACATTGTTAGGAGAAGAAACTGCAGGAgctatgaaaaaataaagagttaCATTAGAGAGATTAAAGATGGTATTAACTAAAAAACAATCCAACAAAACAACATCAGCAGGCACAGCTTTAGGAATTTCATACAGCACTGAGTTCTACTGTAGTTTTAGTTTGAAATTATAAAGCTTTTGAATCCACCATACTAATATCAAAAGTTGCATGAGTGAATACATGAAAAGTCTTGTCACAGGCAGCCCAATAAAGCCAGTGTTCAACTGGCAACTCAAGATTCCTCAAAGCAAACCTGAGTGAGAAGAACCCTCCTGTCCAAGCAGGAACTGTGCATGCTTTACGAAGGAGAACACTAGGTATAGAGTACCGCTTCCCAACCTCACTGCAACTGAGACTGAACCTGAGCTATCAAGTTCAACTACAAATCAGAGTTTGTTAGACAATTGAATCAGAATGGAGGGAAAACCAATAAAGAGTTTGAAAGTTTAGCTGCAGTTCCTGTTCTGAGAGTTGTTGTTGGATGCAGGTGCTgtcagcttcagaaaaaaaaacccctcacaacCTGCAAGGACACAGAACTGTGAAGCCTCCTGCAACTTACTGTGCTATCAGTTAATCACACATAGACAGCTTATCTAAACTGATACATCAGCAAGCCTCCTGCTGAAAAAGCAGGATCTCCAGAAGCCTTTAATGCTCAGGCTCATTCAAGTGTGGTTATTTACATCTTGAACATAATTCAGCATGGTAGGAAATCAGAGCTGACTGTTTCTACAGAGATAGGTTGGATATATCAGAATCTACATTCTCTTGGCTACCACTTGCATCTCGGTAGTTTAAGGTCACCTTAAAGGCTGCCTACGTTCTTCCCATGTCACTCCCTTGAGGCAGTGTTGAGCCAAAACAATTGAGAATTAGTAAGGTATACAGATTTCTCTCACACCTACAAAGACCCCCTACTAAGGGTGACGATTTACTTCCCTGAATTTGCAGAAGTTAAACACAACAACCTGATAATGTCACCAAAAGTTTAACAGGAACAGATTGTAGAAACACTTCTTAGGTACACAACAAGGCAGTTTAACAGCATGCTCTCTTTGGAAAGCACTAAAAAACGGTTCTTTCAGCACTCCTGATTAAGAGGTGATTGTTACAATTTTAGAAACAACACACAAGTGCAAGTCAAAAGGAATTATTTCTGACTGGCTGTCACCACCACAAGACAGCCCAAAGCAGCGTGGAAGCTTCAACTCTGTTGGTGGAGCCAGCCTCTTTAGCAGAACTGTTGAATTCATCTAGACAAGATTATTCAGagttttcatttgctgttctagattttaaaaccagaaaatcctATTTTAAAGTCTATTTCTTATCAGCATtcagaaaaactaaaatttGGGGGCTTTCACATAAGTGAAATTCAAGACCTTATCTAAATTATTCATATCCTGCAAAACTGCTTTGCACAGGAAGCACAAAAGTCTGAAGTAGATATGCAACTGAGCACATTCCTGGCATGAAGGATTTATCTTATGCAGTTCTATATCCCAGACTCTTTATTTCAGAACTGCATGAAGACTTGTGCTAGTTAACAATTAAAACTGGAAGGTTCATAAGCTTTTCCTATTTACTGCATCTCAGATGACTTAGCAGGTGACATTTTTTGTTCAATATGCAGCTTACTGCCTTGAAGACACTGACAAATTCCTTAAGATATGCTGTATCTAACAAGAAACACCTATTTTAATCTAAGAAGCCAAGGTGGTAGCCAGACGAGTGTCAGGCTTCCCGAAACAGCAACAGCAAGCAGTTAACTGAAGGCACAATGGAATTGTGTATTTTAGTATCACATATCATACCTTTAAACAGGAAGCAAAGGGCTTATTTACATACTTGTACAGGCTTATGTAAATTGTAGAAGGCATATCAACAAAAGGACAACAGACAAAGGAGTTCTAAACACAACTGCTTCACATTAAACCACATGAAATCTGAGTATCTAAACACTTACATGAACACTGTGTTTCAACTTTACATTGTCCATACTTTGCCAGTTTTGCTGTTTCACTGACACACATATTGCTTTCGTTTCCTGTCAGAAAAGAAGAGATAAGATATTTTACAGTAGATGAAGTCTAAGGTGCTTGAGACACTGTTCCTAAATACTGATAAGCTGTTCGTAGGACAAACTAAACACCATCTGCTAGCCAAGATAACATTAAAGCCACTTTAATATACAGGACTTCAGtattatattaataataaaagaaattttagtgTTTTCTTTCACTACAGTTACTCCCCCACTGAACACTTAAGCAATATTTACAACACACAATTATGCACCATTTTGCTGTACCAGTACTGTTTGACGTTTTTTCTTCATAGCTGATAAAACCAAACAGCGTTTCTACTATTTTGTGGCATTTTCCAAGTTAAACATTTTGCATGTCTATGGcagcatcattaaaaaaatatcttacTGTCTTAAAAAATTCTACATCCAAGCAAAACTTTGTTCCAGCTTTTCAAACTGGTCCTTGACCTTGAAATTGTTGAAGATGTCAGTTTCTTATTCTCTGCCTGCATATCCTTCTCCCTTAAAAAAAGTTACACAGATCTCTTGGGTTTTTGCAGGATGTGCCTGGTGGTTCAACACCACATGCAGAACTAGAGAAATAGCTTCTTGAAGGGCAAGCTCCACCCAAAATTGATTTCATTAGTTCCAATGCATCCTAGCCTTCACATATAACATTTCTTGGTCATCTACAATCAAGTGGTACAAAAACCACTACAACAGTTAAACCATTCTGTTTCTACCTCATGTAAGAAGTACTAATAATCCACATGAGGAGTGCTTATGTAATCTGTATGATTTTGTCAACAGCAACTTCCTGTCTTCCAGGACTGAGTACCAGAGGTCACCTAAATGTAGTTACATCCAATTCACCTGCAATGGGAAAAACAAGGCTCTAACTGAGACCAGCTAATGGTTCTTTGGCTCTGTTATGCTCCCTTCAGTGGGGTGCAATTCTCAGTTTTATGAACACTGCTGTTAACCACTCTTATTTAATTAATTCCTCTTGCTTATTGCATTTCAGTTCAGGAGTAGCGGTTGCAACCAGCAGGCCCGTGACAAAACCTCAAAACGGACtgaagcacagagctgtgcctgcatCTCAGGATCCACTTGTGACTCCCTAACAGCAAACACAAGTGACTTGTTTGTCCTAAAAACATTCTGAACCACCTGGAAAACATAAGCTTATCAAAAGCACAGATTTAAATCAGAAGCCTTAAAaatctgggaatattttgaacatGTTACATATCTCAAGTTCTCAGGTGAAGACAGGTAGGACTCATGTTAATGCTTCATTAGGTTGTAAACAACATCAGTGTAGGTGAAGTGTAAGGTTCTGCACGGTGTTGAGGAACCCATTCAGTGCAGGTAGCTTGGTGAGCAGTGGCAGTGAGAGCTGCAGGTTGAGCTCTGGAGGGCGGGAGAGGCACAAGGCTGGGATCTGCAGACCATTTACATAACAAAGAACACGGGGACCTGTGGCCCAGCCAGGTGACTGGACACAGACATGGCAGGGGCTGACGATCCCAGACTTTAGCCCACAGACTGTGACGGTATAAAAGCCCATGGATTCCTCTGTTGGGGGGGTCCTCCTCGGATGCACCAGCTTGAGCTGGTTATTGCACTGTGAATAAATTGTTTTATAGAACAAGACATCTGAGACTCTGCAATGGGAAACCTGGGGCTGAACTGGTAAGGAAACCTGGTCTGACTGGGTGTGAGGGGGTGTGAAGGGAGCCAAGCCAGGCACCTGTCAGGTCACTGGAGCCACCCACTGCAAAGGGGCCTTGGTCCTGGCAGTGAAAGTCTCTGGTGATGCAAGTTTGACTCCCAGAGTCTCCTGAAGGGTCAGACAGGGAA
The DNA window shown above is from Corvus hawaiiensis isolate bCorHaw1 chromosome 3, bCorHaw1.pri.cur, whole genome shotgun sequence and carries:
- the CD164 gene encoding sialomucin core protein 24 isoform X1 translates to MGRTLAFPLAVVSLACCLCGLAVIAATSDDSAVVDICGNFSDCSSCINKTNSEGCQWIKCDGNESNMCVSETAKLAKYGQCKVETQCSSPAVSSPNNVSSTTVPPTNATTASSNATTASSNATTASSHATTASSNVTSNATTTSSATTAHTPIANVTNATTHAPVPKTTMTSATTTPTTAAGSSTTVAPVPVPRKSTFDAASFIGGIVLVLGLQAVIFFLYKFCRSKDRNYHTL
- the CD164 gene encoding sialomucin core protein 24 isoform X2, encoding MGRTLAFPLAVVSLACCLCGLAVIAATSDDSAVVDICGNFSDCSSCINKTNSEGCQWIKCDGNESNMCVSETAKLAKYGQCKVETQCSSPAVSSPNNVSSTTVPPTNATTASSNATTASSNATTASSHATTASSNVTSNATTTSSATTAHTPIANVTNATTHAPVPKTTMTSATTTPTTAGSSTTVAPVPVPRKSTFDAASFIGGIVLVLGLQAVIFFLYKFCRSKDRNYHTL